A DNA window from Guyparkeria halophila contains the following coding sequences:
- the gltB gene encoding glutamate synthase large subunit has protein sequence MSQAPTQGLYHPSFEKENCGFGLIAHMDDHASHGLVSTAIGALARMTHRGGISADGKSGDGCGLLLKKPDGFFRQAASAQGIDLPETYAVGVVFFSRDEAKRERAREALIGAIAEQGLNLAGWRTVPTDPSVLGEMSAEKRPEIEHLFITPAEGMDESQFNAALFVARRDTENLIHDDPDFYIPSLASQVISYKGLLMPEDLPRFYKDLNDPQLESSQAVFHQRFSTNTFPEWKLAQPFRYLAHNGEINTIRGNRNWALARAAKFSSPLIPDMNRIQPLVNTTGSDSSSMDNMLEVLITGGLDMIHAMRLIVPPAWQNVEHMDADLRAFYEFNSLHMEPWDGPAGIVMTDGRFVACAMDRNGLRPARWVITKDRHITLASEIGVWDYDPADVVQKGRVRPGQMVAVDTAEGKLLLPPEIDGQLKTRKPYRQWLREQSVRLKNSITDEEVLSREPMDDDTVRTYEKAFLLSFEERDQVIRVLAENGQEAIGSMGDDTPMAVLSQTQRSLFDYFRQQFAQVTNPPIDPLREAVVMSLETLIGRERNVFEETPEHAHRVQLESPILTPARFEALTKLADKEFSSQRIELNYAPDEGLEAAVRRITDEAVAAIQGEHTVLVLSDRNIAADRLPVHALLATGAVHHRLIREGLRTDANIVVETATARDSHQNAVLIGYGATAVFPYLAFESINDMRRRNQIDVKQADKLAGNYVKGINKGLKKILSKMGISSVASYRGAQLFEIIGLADEVVDLCFKDTTSRVAGASFVDLEADQKILIKEAFTKRKLPRQGGLLKYIDGGEYHAYNPDVVQTLQKAVKEDDYTAWEEYAAHVNERPVAAFRDMFHLKENVSPIPLDEVEPIESIVSRFDSAGMSLGALSPEAHETIAEAMNRLGARSNSGEGGEDPARFNTPKMSKIKQIASGRFGVTPHYLVNAEVLQVKIAQGAKPGEGGQLPGHKVDEFIGKLRYARPGVALISPPPHHDIYSIEDLAQLIFDLKQTNPQALVSVKLVSEPGVGTVAAGVAKAYADLITISGYDGGTGASPLTSVKYAGSPWELGLTEAHQTLRANDLRDKVRLQTDGGLKTGLDVVKAAILGAESFGFGTGPMIAIGCKFLRICHLNNCATGVATQNKVLRLEHFKGEVDKLVNYFRFIAEEARHLMASVGVRSIEELIGRTDLFEMREPATDKQRHLDLSKLLSDAGMTSDTPNCCVAPQNDPHDKGLLAEKIVKEVMPAIEGKTGGEYSYPIRNTDRSIGARVSGEIARRHGNQGMNDHPIKLKFTGIAGQSFGVFNAGGLHLELEGDANDYVGKGMAGGEIVIYPPNGSTFATSETPIIGNTCLYGATNGKLFAAGQAGERFAVRNSGAQAVIEGCGDHGCEYMTGGVVTILGSTGINFGAGMTGGFAYVLDETKDFVDRYNHELVDIHRLQAAELEPHRQHLRSIIEEHARRTGSARAKEILADFDAYLQRFWLVKPKAMEIGDLLDLLNKAA, from the coding sequence ATGAGCCAAGCCCCCACCCAAGGTCTGTACCACCCGAGTTTCGAGAAAGAGAACTGCGGCTTCGGCCTGATCGCCCACATGGACGACCACGCCAGCCACGGCCTGGTATCGACCGCGATCGGTGCGCTGGCTCGCATGACTCACCGCGGCGGCATTTCCGCCGACGGCAAGTCGGGCGACGGCTGCGGCCTGTTGCTGAAAAAACCCGATGGCTTCTTCCGTCAGGCGGCAAGCGCTCAAGGCATTGACCTGCCCGAGACCTATGCCGTAGGCGTGGTGTTCTTCTCCCGTGACGAGGCCAAGCGCGAGCGCGCCCGCGAAGCACTGATCGGCGCGATCGCCGAACAGGGGCTCAACCTCGCCGGCTGGCGCACCGTGCCGACCGACCCGTCGGTGCTGGGCGAGATGTCGGCCGAGAAGCGCCCGGAGATCGAGCACCTGTTCATCACCCCGGCCGAGGGCATGGACGAGAGCCAGTTCAACGCCGCCCTGTTCGTCGCGCGCCGGGATACCGAGAACCTGATCCACGACGATCCGGACTTCTACATCCCGTCGCTCGCGAGCCAGGTCATCTCCTACAAGGGCCTGCTGATGCCCGAGGACCTGCCGCGCTTCTACAAGGATCTCAACGATCCTCAGCTGGAGTCCTCGCAGGCGGTCTTCCACCAGCGTTTCTCGACCAACACCTTCCCGGAATGGAAGCTTGCCCAGCCGTTCCGCTATCTGGCCCACAACGGCGAGATCAACACCATCCGCGGCAACCGCAACTGGGCGCTGGCGCGCGCGGCCAAGTTCTCCTCGCCGCTGATCCCGGACATGAACCGCATCCAGCCGCTGGTCAACACCACCGGCTCGGACTCGTCCTCCATGGACAACATGCTCGAGGTACTGATCACCGGCGGGCTGGACATGATCCACGCCATGCGCCTGATCGTGCCGCCGGCCTGGCAGAACGTCGAGCACATGGATGCCGACCTGCGCGCCTTCTACGAATTCAACTCCCTGCACATGGAGCCGTGGGACGGCCCGGCCGGCATCGTCATGACCGACGGCCGCTTTGTCGCCTGCGCCATGGACCGCAACGGCCTGCGCCCGGCCCGCTGGGTGATCACCAAGGACCGCCACATCACGCTCGCCTCCGAGATCGGCGTCTGGGACTACGATCCGGCCGACGTGGTTCAGAAGGGCCGCGTGCGCCCGGGCCAGATGGTCGCGGTCGACACCGCCGAGGGCAAGCTGCTGCTGCCGCCGGAAATCGATGGCCAGCTCAAGACCCGCAAGCCCTACCGCCAGTGGCTGCGTGAACAGTCCGTGCGCCTGAAGAACTCGATCACCGACGAGGAAGTCCTGTCGCGCGAGCCGATGGACGACGACACGGTCCGCACCTACGAGAAGGCCTTCCTGCTCTCATTCGAGGAGCGCGACCAGGTCATTCGCGTGCTGGCCGAGAATGGCCAGGAGGCGATCGGCTCGATGGGCGACGACACGCCGATGGCCGTGCTCTCGCAGACCCAGCGCTCGCTGTTCGACTACTTCCGTCAGCAATTCGCCCAGGTGACCAACCCGCCGATCGATCCGTTGCGCGAGGCGGTGGTCATGTCGCTCGAGACCCTGATCGGCCGGGAACGCAACGTCTTCGAGGAAACCCCGGAGCACGCCCACCGCGTGCAGCTGGAAAGTCCGATCCTGACGCCGGCTCGCTTCGAGGCCCTGACCAAACTGGCCGACAAGGAATTCTCCTCGCAGCGCATCGAACTCAACTACGCCCCGGACGAGGGCCTGGAAGCGGCCGTCCGTCGCATTACCGACGAGGCCGTCGCCGCCATCCAGGGCGAGCACACCGTACTGGTACTCTCCGACCGGAACATCGCCGCCGATCGCCTGCCGGTCCACGCCCTGCTCGCCACCGGCGCGGTCCATCATCGCCTGATCCGCGAAGGCCTGCGCACCGATGCCAACATCGTCGTCGAAACCGCCACCGCGCGTGATTCGCACCAAAACGCGGTGCTGATCGGCTACGGCGCGACCGCGGTGTTCCCGTATCTGGCCTTCGAGTCGATCAACGACATGCGTCGCCGCAACCAGATCGACGTCAAGCAGGCCGACAAGCTGGCCGGCAACTACGTCAAGGGCATCAACAAGGGCCTGAAGAAGATCCTGTCGAAGATGGGCATCTCCTCGGTCGCCAGCTACCGCGGCGCCCAGTTGTTCGAGATCATCGGCCTGGCCGACGAGGTCGTCGACCTGTGCTTCAAGGACACCACCAGCCGCGTGGCCGGCGCGAGCTTCGTCGATCTGGAGGCCGACCAGAAGATCCTGATCAAGGAGGCCTTCACCAAGCGCAAGCTGCCGCGCCAGGGTGGCCTGTTGAAGTACATCGACGGCGGCGAGTACCACGCCTACAACCCGGACGTGGTCCAGACGCTGCAAAAGGCGGTCAAGGAAGACGACTACACGGCCTGGGAGGAATACGCCGCCCACGTCAACGAGCGCCCGGTGGCGGCCTTCCGCGACATGTTCCACCTCAAGGAGAATGTCTCGCCGATCCCGCTGGACGAGGTCGAGCCGATCGAGTCGATCGTCTCGCGCTTTGACTCGGCCGGCATGAGCCTGGGCGCGCTTTCCCCCGAGGCGCACGAAACCATCGCCGAGGCGATGAACCGCCTGGGCGCGCGTTCGAATTCCGGTGAGGGCGGCGAGGACCCGGCGCGTTTCAACACGCCGAAGATGAGCAAGATCAAGCAGATCGCGTCGGGGCGCTTCGGCGTCACGCCGCACTACCTGGTCAACGCCGAGGTACTGCAGGTCAAGATCGCCCAGGGCGCCAAGCCCGGCGAAGGCGGTCAATTGCCGGGCCACAAGGTCGACGAGTTCATCGGCAAGCTGCGTTACGCCCGTCCGGGCGTGGCGCTGATCTCGCCCCCGCCGCACCACGACATCTACTCGATCGAGGATCTGGCCCAGCTGATCTTCGATCTGAAGCAGACCAACCCGCAGGCGCTGGTCTCGGTCAAGCTGGTCTCCGAGCCGGGCGTGGGCACCGTCGCCGCCGGCGTGGCCAAGGCCTACGCGGACCTGATCACCATCTCGGGCTATGACGGCGGCACCGGCGCGAGCCCGCTGACCTCGGTCAAGTACGCCGGCAGCCCGTGGGAGCTGGGCCTGACCGAGGCTCACCAGACCCTGCGCGCCAACGACCTGCGCGACAAGGTCCGCCTGCAGACCGACGGCGGTCTCAAGACCGGCCTGGACGTGGTCAAGGCGGCCATCCTGGGCGCGGAAAGCTTCGGCTTCGGCACCGGCCCGATGATCGCGATCGGCTGCAAGTTCCTGCGCATCTGCCACCTGAATAACTGCGCCACCGGCGTCGCCACCCAGAACAAGGTGCTGCGCCTGGAGCACTTCAAGGGCGAAGTCGACAAGCTGGTCAACTACTTCCGCTTTATCGCCGAAGAAGCGCGCCACCTGATGGCGAGCGTCGGCGTGCGCTCGATCGAGGAGCTGATCGGTCGCACCGACCTGTTCGAGATGCGCGAGCCGGCCACCGACAAGCAGCGCCACCTGGACCTGTCCAAGCTGCTCTCGGATGCGGGCATGACCTCGGATACGCCCAACTGCTGCGTCGCGCCGCAAAACGACCCGCACGACAAGGGTCTGCTGGCCGAGAAGATCGTCAAGGAGGTCATGCCGGCGATCGAGGGCAAGACCGGCGGCGAGTACAGCTACCCGATCCGCAACACCGATCGCTCGATCGGCGCGCGGGTCTCGGGCGAGATCGCCCGCCGCCACGGCAACCAGGGCATGAACGATCACCCGATCAAGCTTAAGTTCACCGGCATTGCCGGGCAGAGCTTCGGCGTATTCAACGCCGGCGGCCTGCACTTGGAGCTCGAGGGCGATGCCAACGACTACGTCGGCAAGGGCATGGCCGGCGGCGAGATCGTCATCTACCCGCCCAATGGCAGCACCTTTGCCACCTCGGAAACCCCGATCATCGGCAACACCTGCCTGTACGGGGCGACCAACGGCAAGCTGTTCGCGGCCGGCCAGGCCGGCGAGCGCTTCGCCGTGCGCAACTCCGGCGCCCAGGCGGTGATCGAGGGCTGTGGCGACCATGGCTGCGAGTACATGACCGGCGGCGTCGTCACCATCCTCGGCTCGACCGGCATCAACTTCGGTGCCGGCATGACCGGCGGCTTCGCCTACGTCCTCGACGAGACGAAGGACTTCGTCGATCGCTACAACCACGAGCTGGTCGACATCCACCGCCTGCAGGCCGCCGAACTCGAGCCGCACCGCCAGCACCTGCGCTCGATCATCGAGGAGCATGCGCGGCGCACCGGCAGCGCCCGAGCGAAGGAGATCCTGGCAGACTTCGACGCCTACCTGCAGCGCTTCTGGCTGGTCAAGCCCAAGGCGATGGAGATCGGTGACCTGCTCGACCTGCTCAACAAGGCGGCGTAA